One Nicotiana tomentosiformis chromosome 4, ASM39032v3, whole genome shotgun sequence genomic window carries:
- the LOC104106943 gene encoding LEAF RUST 10 DISEASE-RESISTANCEUS RECEPTOR-LIKE PROTEIN KINASE-like 1.1: MVALDYLSVFLIFYQLLIFHSVQAQNQSQDSCPKEFKCGSFGNVKFPFSVSSQPACGLYTIDCDTKPNPTIHLGGNVYTALEQRSDNNSYRVLDLRLYDLLAENSCNSFDKSLSFPSSPSISIRTNERNLTLFRCNSSVDINRRMNDHYFRDYNYTKCRGFGIYYKYPTTWREGYSDAPEGAIPVNCSVIQLPIKWRSQLTQTSSLFDLLTANFTIQWRLSDDCSKCYYQGGRCLADSNNNFLCSPNPKARRKSKRILVVVLSAVIGLILSICLSIFIWRFKKGKGGCFHFFTRNTYSDPSRQDPDGGSKYFGIPVLSYSTLEKATNNFDSSKELGDGGFGTVYHGKLRDGREVAVKRLYEQSSKRMVQFKNEVEILTRLRHQNLVMLYGCTSRHSRELLLVYEYIPNGTIADHLHGEKAKNGSTLIWPIRMKIAIETASALAYLHASDIIHRDVKTSNILLDNNFGVKVADFGLSRLSPHDATHISTAPQGTPGYVDPEYHACYQLTNKSDVYSFGVVLVELISSLPAVDIRRHKDEISLANFALNKFLKCEFEELIDPSLGYESDAEVRRMTTSVAGLAFQCLQLEKEMRPTMDEVLEILKGIQRGEFESQKKEEINVIDNVDESENDVQLMKSKLHLSPNSVNDRWLSASTTATISG; this comes from the exons ATGGTGGCTTTAGATTATTTGTCAGTTTTCTTGATTTTCTATCAGTTGCTGATCTTTCATTCAGTTCAAGCTCAGAATCAATCCCAAGATAGCTGCCCCAAGGAATTCAAATGTGGGAGCTTTGGAAATGTGAAGTTTCCATTTTCTGTATCCTCACAACCTGCTTGTGGATTGTACACCATTGATTGTGATACTAAACCAAATCCAACAATTCATTTGGGAGGAAATGTTTACACTGCTCTGGAACAACGTTCGGATAATAATAGTTATAGAGTTTTAGACCTTAGGCTTTATGATTTATTGGCAGAAAACAGTTGCAATTCTTTCGATAAAAGTCTATCTTTTCCAAGTTCCCCTTCAATCTCGATTCGAACCAACGAACGCAATCTTACCTTGTTCAGATGCAACAGCAGTGTAGACATCAACAGGAGGATGAACGATCACTATTTTCGTGACTATAATTATACTAAATGTAGAGGCTTCGGCATTTACTACAAGTATCCGACAACATGGAGGGAAGGCTACTCGGATGCACCAGAGGGAGCTATTCCTGTTAACTGTTCAGTGATTCAATTACCAATTAAATGGAGGTCGCAGTTAACTCAAACTAGTAGCTTGTTTGATCTCTTAACCGCGAATTTTACAATCCAGTGGAGACTGTCTGATGATTGTAGTAAATGTTACTATCAAGGAGGCCGATGTTTAGCTGACAGCAACAACAATTTTCTTTGTTCCCCAAATCCCAAAG CAAGAAGAAAGTCAAAGAGAATTCTAGTTGTAG TCTTATCTGCAGTGATTGGCTTGATCCTTTCAATTTGCCTTAGTATTTTTATCTGGCGTTTCAAGAAAGGAAAGGGCGGCTGTTTTCACTTCTTCACAAGAAATACATATTCTGATCCGTCAAGGCAAGATCCTGACGGCGGTAGCAAGTACTTTGGAATCCCTGTCCTCTCCTACTCTACACTTGAAAAAGCCACCAATAATTTCGATTCCTCCAAAGAACTTGGAGACGGTGGTTTTGGAACTGTATACCATG GTAAACTTCGTGATGGGAGGGAAGTTGCAGTGAAACGCCTGTACGAGCAAAGTTCCAAGAGGATGGTGCAATTTAAGAATGAAGTTGAAATTCTTACTCGCCTAAGGCACCAGAATCTTGTTATGCTTTATGGTTGCACATCAAGGCATAGTCGTGAACTCCTCCTCGTTTATGAATACATTCCAAATGGAACAATTGCTGATCACCTCCACGGAGAAAAAGCAAAGAACGGGAGTACCCTTATATGGCCTATCCGCATGAAAATTGCCATAGAAACTGCAAGCGCTTTAGCTTATCTCCACGCTTCTGACATAATACACCGTGATGTTAAGACTAGTAACATTCTCCTTGACAACAATTTTGGTGTCAAAGTTGCAGATTTTGGGCTCTCAAGACTTTCTCCACATGATGCAACTCATATCTCGACTGCTCCTCAAGGGACGCCTGGATATGTCGATCCAGAATATCATGCATGCTATCAGTTAACTAATAAAAGCGATGTGTATAGCTTCGGGGTTGTCCTTGTTGAGCTCATATCATCACTGCCTGCTGTGGATATAAGAAGGCATAAGGATGAAATTAGTTTGGCTAACTTTGCATTAAAcaagtttttgaaatgtgaatttgaGGAGTTGATTGATCCATCTCTTGGTTATGAGTCCGATGCTGAAGTTAGGAGAATGACTACTTCAGTTGCAGGGCTGGCTTTTCAATGTCTGCAACTTGAGAAGGAGATGAGGCCAACAATGGATGAAGTGTTGGAAATTCTAAAGGGGATTCAGAGGGGCGAGTTTGAAAGCCAGAAGAAAGAAGAGATTAATGTCATTGACAATGTAGATGAATCAGAAAATGATGTACAATTGATGAAATCCAAATTACATCTTTCGCCGAATTCTGTGAATGATAGGTGGCTTAGTGCATCTACCACTGCTACTATTAGCGGGTGA